In the Balaenoptera musculus isolate JJ_BM4_2016_0621 chromosome 2, mBalMus1.pri.v3, whole genome shotgun sequence genome, cttcCACCTTTTTTTCTTATAGTATTTTAGTACAGATCTCACGCTGGCTCCTTTTGGGCACCCCAGCTTGGAATTAGTTGAGGTTTTTATGTACAAGCTATTGGTACAAAGCTTTTATAAGCGAAGACCTGGGTGTGCATTCCAAGTAACAGGCATTTTCCTTATGACGCAGGGTTGTGTGTGAGTCCTGTTCATCTTTACTTCCCCCTAGCCAAAAGAAATATGCAGTTTAAGTATTacacctccccccaccacttAAACAGACTGCTTCATGCAAATTTGGCTTGATTCCTTGATCAGTCTTTCCTCTACTGCCTCTTTGGACCAAAAGAGGTTCAGACAATATCCTTTCACAACCTGTGCATCCTATTCTTGTTGATGAAACAAGGGATTCTGATTTCGTGCCTCAGGGTACGCTCCTCACCCTGGAGAGAGGCACCCAGCTGGTTCTTTCGGAGATCCACGTGGCCCCACAGACCCGTCTCTCCATACCTGCTCCAGCACCCCTGCATGGCCTCCAGTGCTTCCTGCAACCATTCCACCTGTGCTGCGGTTCACGATTTCAAATATCTTCAGGTCTCCTAGCTTTCTCAAAGATggagtttgcatttctctttttcattctccttGTTGCTTTGGAGTGTTTTCAGAGACAAGAAGGGGAGAACATCAAGCATACTCTGCTACTTACAATCTGGAAGTTCTCAGTAGGAGTAACTTGTTATTACAACCAGGAGTGCTGTCACCTTATGATCTTCAAAGCCCCATCAAgtgtattttctctcttaaacATGCTGTATACATGCTAGTTATTAGCAACTTAATACTAAAAAGCTTGTGGCTTACTCAAGGTCTCAGAGCTAgttagaacccaggtctcttgaTTCCTGGTCCACGTTCTCAACACATTGCACATGGCCAGTGAACTCCACTGACCTTCCTCCTAAGCATACTTATTACCAGAAGCTGATCTCTAAGAATTATACCTAGAAAAGACTAAGAAACCACATAACTGACAAATATCAGAggtgaagaggaaagaaaaccaagCTTAGTTGGAACAAGTTAGGGAACAAGCTTAGTTCCCATTACCTGGCTTAGTATCTGTCACTCCTTCCATAAGAACCAGTCCTACAGGTCGCTGACAGGCGATGTTGCAGAAGCGGAAACGTAGCAGGAAGTCTCGGCTATACTTACGTCTCTCTGTAAACCAGGAAAAGCCATACAGTGAAAGACAGGAAGAGAAGCCACATGCTGAGACTTCCTTAATACCAAGAAGCTTACAAGTAGGGACACAGAGGAAGTCTGGCTCTGAAGACAAGGAGATTTTTCCAATGGCTATGATTtaaagttgtccatttcattgggtGACCATGAGGAGgacaatgaaaaaaacaaaggaacGTGCTAACAGAATTGAGGGAATTACACTTTCTCTTGTCACTGAGGTGCCAGCTTTCTCCTAAAATGGGCATGGAGGGACAACCAACCAAGAATGTGGCATGTGCTCACCTGATCTCTTGGGGTGACAGAAGGTGACATACTGACAGCAATCAGTGATGCCCAGGGAGCTGGGCCATAGTGGGGCCTGCAGCTTCCTCTGATAAAGCTGATGGGAGAAGTCTTCCTGTCCAGATACCTGCAAGGAAAGAGCAGATGGGAATAAGGAATCTGAGATGGAAAAAGGAAATAGCCCATGTTTTGGGACATGCagacaaacatacacacacacacagacacacagtcaCATACTATGTACGTAACACAAGCAAAACACATAAGTCTCAGgggaaagttaaaaataaggagctatttaaaactattattttatttttactagaaACACTGAAATGTCCATGAGACAGGAATAAGGGGTTAAGAGAGTGAGGTATGCGAGTCAAAGAGAACAGAACTATATGAACATATGGTCTCCTAAATTTCAGCTCAGAAAAATCTACACTACTCTGCCCAGGGAATGTCAACTTTCAGGGGCTTTAATTTGCAGTGGGAAAAGGTTTATCCTGATCTTTGGACCTTCTGGATCAAAGTCTAGCATCTTAAGCCTATTACTGGGAAACCACGGGGTCAAACCAAATGGGAAATTCACCAAAGCACTTTACCGTATCTACGTCACCATCCTCGGTCAAAGCCAATGAGCAGCCTGGGAACGGACAGAACGTAGTAGGGGAAACATTCGGCAACATCAGTCATCTGCATATCTCCAACGTGTGTAGCAAAATcccctttatttcatttaacaacaacaaatatttgaatgccAACTATGTGTAAAACACTAGCTAAGCGCTGGGGAGAGAGCAGTGATAGACACAATCTCTCTGCCCCTAAAGGACATACATTTTCAGTATGCCATCAGAAGTAAAACACACCTTCAATTTAATGGccatttactaactgtgtgactttgggcaagttagttaactCTCTTGGGTTCAATATGCTCTactactgaatgggaaaataataCCACATACAATTAAGAATCTTGGTAACAATAACTACTACCAATTACTGACTGCTTCCTTTGAAGCAGGAACTGGAAAACACTGTGTGCGTTATTTTATGTAatccaccaaaaaaacccctctGAAGTAGGTCCCATTATATCCCCAGTGTATGACGAGGCAAATGGGGCTTAcggaagtgaagtaacttgcccaaggtggcagagcagggatctCAACGCAGGACTATCTGGCTTCAAAATGAGTGCTCTTAATCACTATGCTTAACGGCAGCTGTCACATGGTAGGCACTTAGTAAATTCTTATTCCCATTCCCTGAGCCCCTTGATTATAGCAGCTTCCTGGCAGGATAATGCCTTTCTCTACGCATGTGGCAACCAGGACATCGCTGGCACTTGAGTAACCTCATTAAAATAGAAGCCCAAAGTGCTCAACAATAATTCAgtcattttatgtcttttctcCCCTGTGCCGTGCCGAAAGTTAAGCAACAAATTGGATCAGCAGGGGCAAAAGAGAGGAACAAGGAGATTAAGTGACATGTAAAGAAATCAGCACAAGCTGAATGCTCCTCAGTAGGGCTAAATAAACTACAATAAAACTATAAGATACCTAGGTTATAAACATTCAGCAGTTAAAAGGAATGAGATAGATACATATGTacattgttgagtgaaaaaaaaacaagctacaaaatgaaatatacacaatatatcacatttataaacacacacagtACATTATATACCAGCTGTTAGAAGCAATCACAGCATAGTATTGGAGGGCAAGAGCTCTGGGGCCAGACTACTTGGTtacaaatcctggctccaccactcacTACCTGCAAAAACTAGAGTAAGCAAATTACCTAACTTCTCTACACCTtagctttttcatttataaaatggaagcaACGATAGAAACTGTGAAaattaatgagttaatacatgtaaagtgcttaaaatagcacctggcacacagtaagtgcttaataaatgtagATTATGACTACATCATCACAACAGCTTAGATACTACAGCAAATGCATAGAAAATGACCTGGAAGAACACAACCAAACTTTGAACAGTTATTACTTGACTCTAAGTGGAGACGTGGGAAATGTAGGTAATAAAGGGGGCTttggtcttattttaaaatgtctgaatCCTTAAAGGGATGTACTTGTGTACTGACATGCACTTACGTATATAGTTATGTACTTGTAAACTAAACataaattaatgataaaaactgaaAGGATTCCAATATACCAAAGGCACTCACGAGCTCCTAACTTCCAGGCTTGGGTACCAGATATCAGTAGAACAAGAAAAAGCCAGAGGGAGCCAGAACAGGTGTAACTGAGGTCCCTGCCACAGAAGCAACACCAGATGCCAACACCAAAATCTCTCCCTAAGCCAACCCCGCAGTGGCCTCTCCCATTTCACCTTCCAGGTCGGCATCCCATGGTACTGGAGTTCTCCATCCCTGATGAAGTTGTAAAGAGGTGAATCAGGGACAGAATTCAGGTCCCCACACAAGATGATGGGGCAGTGGCTGCCATCTGACAACCTGGCCACCTTGTCCACTTCAGCCAAGAAAACGGCCATCTGGGCTAGCTTGATATCGCCCCGACGTGGGTTGTACAGGACGTGAGTATTTGCCACACATAAGGGGGCCACTGAGACTGGCCCCAGGCCTTCTGGGActagtggctgcagcagcaacacTAAGCCCACATTGTCCCGATTGAGGAGCTCCAAGCCAGGCCGAAAGTACTCCACGGGGCTGGCGCAGAGCAGACGGAATCGCATGGGCTTGTAGCAGACGGCACAGCCATCTGTCTTACACCCGGTCCTCCTCTTGTAGAAACAGGTAAAGCCTGCAAGGAACACCCCACCAAGGAGATGGGTCAGAGTCCTGGAAGATGGGTTAGGGGCCCGCTACCCAGTGGCAGTAGCCCAGGCATATGTGCCTAATGCATTGCTCCTGCTGTTCAATAAGGGGAGTCCTTGCCCTTGCCAATTCCTTGGTTCTGCAGAGGCTCCCTTACAGTTGTAACCAGACGACTGAGTGGctagaaggggaaggagggacagaAGGGTATGAAGCAATAACCTGACAGGAAAAGCATGGACTCTAGGGTCAGACAAGCTGGAGTCCAGGCTCCACAACCTAtgagttttatatttatagctttgtgaccttgagctagtcacacaaattttctgaacctcagtttccacattgtaaaatggggataataatattcaGCCTCACAGGGTTGGTTACTTCAAGCATTAAGTGGCAATATATGTCAGAATTGCTTTAAAACTTCAGGACTCTCCTTCTCACCCACACAAAGGAGCTAGCTCACAGATGAGACTGAGGGTTTACTGAGATGAAAGAAAGATACAGTGCATTCAGGAGAGAGCAGACAGGGCTGTAGGAAGAAAGACTGACAAACATGCCAGGGAGTGGCATTACCCATCATTCTCAGAGAGGGCTCCAGCTGCTCCCAGTAATGATCTTCCTGGACTTCCTGGAGACACAAGATCTGGGAAAATGACAAGGAATCCAATCACTCCAGAGTAATGGAGGGCGCTGGAGTACGACTCCCACCCCAGGAGCAGGCACTGAAGCCACACGGGAAGCTGCTGTGGGTCTCAGGCTGGGTCACACTGAAACTTCCCCTGGGTGCTGACTCTTCCCTGATAGCCACTACCAGCAAGAACAGGCCCAGAGTTAAGCTGAGATCAGATACATGTGCTGGATTTTCCTGCTCCTTCAATCCCTCAAGTCTCCCTCCCTGCACAAAGGTGCTGGAAAGCGTGTACCCACGGAGAGTCTTCTTAGCATCTGCCCCAAACTCATTACACCAGGCAGGCAAGCACCAGTCCTAGGCAGGACGCCAGTCATATGAACAACTATGGGGTTCAATTCATTTTCTAAGAGCATTGGGAAACAGCCAGGGTCCAGAGCAAATGCAGGATGGCACATCTCCCCATCTTCACTCACATCAGGATCCCAGTGCTGGAATTCCTGCATGAGATTCGCAAAGCGGTAGTTCCAACTGAGGATGTCTGGATGGCAATGCAGATAGAGCTCTGAGCTCTGCTGCATCAGGTCCTGAGCCAGGATGTTATAGGACATCAGAGTGAACTGGAACTGAGGGCCATCCCCTGCCTCCAGGCCCTGAGCATCTGGCTGAGTGGAGAAATCCTCCCATTCTCGCCACAAGATTTCTGCAAAGGTGTTGGGAAGAAGAGGTCCATGGTAAGTCCATGTTATTCACAGGGCCCACCATCTCCACTCCTGACTCCATGATACTGTGACGagttccttttttcattttctctgtcattCATCCCTTTCTGTGGTGATCTGAACAACATTCTAAGGACATTCTCAGACGAGACAATAAGCTCCACAAAGCCAGAGATAATCTTGGCCTGTTCATCACTGTATCCCTAGTacctagcatagtacctggcacctAGTACAAGTTCACTAAATATGGCCGACAATTTCTCACTTCTGATAAATCCATGGGTCTCTGGGGAATCACTCAGATGAATGTGCTTACTAGTCATCTGAGATTAAAGACATTTCTAGAGTAATCTCAGCCTTGGGTGTTTTCTGACCTCTAAACCTGAAAATGCCTATGGAGCCAGAAACCATAATGTGTCTCCCATGTGCCCTCGAGCAGGGAGCTGCAGAGTGGATTTCAAACCTATGTGAGCCACAGCACTCATTCTCCAAAGTTTAATGGAAGCCCGATATGTAACACAGATAAAAATGGAGTTATCCTGGTTGAGGCAGAGAATGGAGCCCTGAGAGCTCTCCACCCCTACCCCAGGTCACCTCCAGAGAACCAATAATGTAGAGAATCAGAACAATGGTCTGCTTTCAGTTCTGCCACTAcctagctatgtgactttaggCATGTCCTGCTACCTCTCTGTGCCGTGATCACTTCATCTGAAAGGCCACGGGGCTGGATGAAATGCTCTCTAACGCCCCTCTGGATCTGCCACTGCAGGAGTCTCAGAAAAGCAGAATGCAGCAGCAGAGCTCCACACACGAGAGCTTTAGCAGTGACTGTGCACACATCCGAGACAACCTGCTGCCCCAGCTCACTCAGCCGGTTGTCAGACTCACCATGATATGGGATTTCCACTGGGGGAGACTGCAACTGCCCCAGGCCCTCAAAGGGCCAGATGGGAGCCTCTTCCTGGGGCACAGGCTCCGGTGCTATGCTCCAGGCCACCACTGCAGGGTCCTCTTCCCACTGCTCTGCAGCCAGGGCACCCACTGAGAGGACAGCACAGTCTGCATACTGGGGGCCGGTCTGCACCGGGACTGCTGCCCACATTGGGCCCTCGACCTCTGGCAGTGGCTCCTCTCCTAGCACCTCGGGGAAAGGCTCCTCCAGGTTCTCTGCTGCCCGCAGGTCACTCAGCTGCCTGCTGGACCACTTGTCTTCTGGAGCAGCATCGTGTTCTCCAGGATGATCCATTAGGAGCGCCAGGCTGCTCTGGGCTACTCCCTTATCTACAAGCAGACCCTCGCTCACTGTCGAGAGTGCCTGGCTTGACCCTTCTTCTTGCCACTGCTGCAGCAGGCCCTCACACTCCTCCTGGTCGGGGCCCCGAGGGGCCATGGCAAAGTCGCCGTCTACCTGGGGGGACGAGCTCTTCGCCAGGAAGGCATTTTTTCGACATGTGAAGAAAGCATCTAAGAAGAAAGCCAAAATACCATGTTATAAGATGACAGCATCACCCAACCCACGCTCTTCTCCCAACTTCTAATAAGTCCCATACAAGCAAGAATCATATCCACCTTGCTCATCACTGTACCATCACTGAGCCTGTCCATTTTAGTGCCtgcaacatcatcatcatcagagcgaagtgcttactatgtgccaggcactgttctaaatgttttacaagTATTAACTAATTCATATGGTAAGGATCTGATAAATATTCAGTGTGTGAATGAAAGAATGGCTATCCCACATCATCTAGGACAGAGATGGTCACATACAACCACACTCCTTTTATCTGGAGGTTAAGACTCCTACTAACATCAACCCTCTGGTTCTAAGAGCCACATTACACTGGAACCAGCACTTGACCATGAGTCAGAACTGTGGGTTATGGCCTAGCACTGAAATTAACaaagctatgtgaccttggacaatgcCCCTAGTGAGATGGACTCACTCTtgactgtaaaatgaggacaaggGAAGTTTGAACTAGATAATCCCCAAGGGCTTTTCTAGTTCTATAAATCCACTAATCTATGAATGcattctaaaagaaaaaggcCTTAAGTAGACAAAAAGGGTGTCTCAAAATCTGTACAATCTCTCTCTTAGCAAAGGCCCTGGGTCCTCTTCTCAAATCTATTTATTCTACTTATAAATCTTCACAGACTTCATTATCAGCTTTCCCATTCCATAGTACTCTAGCGGCTGTAAATCAGAAGGTGGCAACAACTGACAGCAATAGACAGCTGCCACCTCTCTGCTACGGCAGCCACAGCGACAGCCAACAGGCAAAAAGCAGGtgggaaaaactaaaaaattagagCCCCCAAAATCCAAGCACAGTATTTTGGTGCAAACAAAACCTCCCCCCACCAACGCACACTAAGTCACTTATTTATAGCATAGGACAAGTGACATGTATGATGATGACCCTCAATCACCAGAGATTTATTTtatcagctccatttttttttaaaaggcaagaaaaacttCAAAATGGTTCAAACGCTGAAAGACACTATCTTATTTATGGTCTATGTGGATTTACGTCCCTCAAACCAGTGGTTtttcaaccaggggtgattttgccctcaGGGAACATTTCTGCATTGTCTGGAGACACAGTGGTTGTCACAACTGTggggatgctactggcatctagtggttATAGGATGAAGATACGGCTGACTATCCTACAGTGCAAGAGACACCTCCACACGAACTACCCAGGCCCCTGACGTCAACAGTACTGAGACTGGGACACCCTGCTCTAAACCCATGGGCTGGGTTGCTGGCCTTAGTCTCAGGAACTTAATTCCCTGCCCTTTGAAACATCCTCTGTGTATAGCGGATGGCAGAAGttctttgatttatatgtgtGAGGTTATTGGTTTTCAAACTCAGCAGGTtttggttggtggtggtggtttgtttTTCAGCAGcagaattcttttattaaaagaaaatctgcaGAAACCAAATGTACAAATACAAATGGGACTACTTTAATAGGTGTGTGCAAGTGAGTGGGGGGAGGCGGCCCTTCCTCCGAGATACCTAAAACTCTGACTACTGGTCTAGAAACCTCTGGACTAGTATATGTCACTATGGCTGCCATTATGGACACTGGCAGAGCTCCAGAAATGACAGCAACATGGCTAGAAGAATATGCATTAGTTCTCTGAAAACAATGACTTCTGTGGAGTTCCTCATTTCTGAGAAGTATGTACACAAAAGACATTCCCGAATTGAGTGCCTACTGCATGCTGGGCAGTATGCTAGCACTAGacacagtgagcaaaacagacatggccctgccctcctggagcccgCATTCTAGCGGCagatacaaacatacacatacatacattaaatgatttatatgaaatatataggaACAGaaattacacaaacacacacacacacatattgtgtAAAGTTCCAGAAAGGAAAAGCACAGAATGCACACAGTTGGACCTCTTATTTCTAAAAGTCCTTCTTGGTCTGTCCTGCCCCCTAAAATGCCAGAGAAAAGTCTGGGGGTTCTGTGGGATCTCCCAGAGGAACTGATGGTCTCATAAGAGCCTCGGGGAACGTCAAAGACCAGGAATGGGGAGCGCAGGCAGATCATGGCAAAGTTATACAATAACTCTTCTCTAAGTACCCGCTGGGCATTGCCTCCACCCCACTACATCTCTAAACGCACGGGACATTGCTTCAAAGCTGAGGTTTCAATGTGTCTCTGGATTCTGAGCATCCTTTTTTTCAACCAGACTCCGCTGAGAGGCGGCTGGGAAAGGTGAGTGTGGAGTTGACCCAGGGGAAAACAGGTACGTCTAGGTCTTTAGTCCACAGATCCGCCCTCAGGGCCGACTGGCCCCTGTCCACAGAGAATTCGGACATTCGCCTCGGCCCCGAGCGGCCAACCCTCCCCGACCCCCAGGGAAGTGACTCAGCGGGACCCGGAACCTCTCCGCAACCCCGGGGCCAGAGAAGGGCAGctctggcccctcccccagccccctccacgTTAACTGTGGCCCGACGCCTCCAGGTCACAGGCGCGAGGAGGGGGCCGCCCACGAGGCTCGCCGGCCAGGCCCGGGCCTCGTTTAGTCCAGGACGGGCACGGCGGGGCCGAGGGCCGCCTCCCCACACCTTGGCACTGCCGGGGGAAGGTGGTCGTGAAGCCGGCCGCGACGCACGCCGCCCCAGGCCCCGCGGGGCCCCGCCGAAGCAGGCCCGGGCCTGGCACCCGCCCGTCAGGACGCGAGGCCGGTACCTGAGAGGGCGCGGAAAAGGCGCACGGCCGGCAGCAGCACGTAACACAGGCACGACGCGATCATGGCCGGCCGCCTGCACCAGCTCCCGCGCCCGCTCCCGTGCCCGCCTCCCCTCTTCGCGGCCGCCCGCCGGGTCTCCATCCGttcggccccgcccccggctcgCCCCCTCCCCCGGCTCGCCCCACCCCCGGCTCCGCCCCCGGGACGGCTCACATGGTACCACTGCGCTTCAACAACAACTTTATTGGGAGCGCAGGGCCAAGCGGGCGCCCGCTGGGCAGGGCAGCCAGTTCCCAAGGCAACGGAGCGGGCCGGGCCTGGCTCTCAGCTGCGGCAGAAGCGCCGGGATTTGAAATTAAACCCCTCCTGGAGGCGCCATAGTATTATTTAAAGTCCACAGTTTTATTCCCTCTTCTGCCGCCTCACTACGGCTCCACCTTGGGTCCACCACGTAACCCTTCCGcccctcagttccctcatctgtaaaatgaggtgcTGGACCTTGTCTAAGGCCTCACCCAGCTCTGACTTCTATGATCTTGACTGGCTTAGCCCAGACTGGAGAGAGCaagctctttctcatttttctccttttcctaacTCTCTTCCCCAGCTCAGATTTAGGTCAAACATTGAGTCCACACTCAATAAGTGGATTTTATCTCCTTCCTCATCCTGTTCCAAATGGGCCCTTTTTCCCCTAATCTGGAAAAAAGGGGTGTCCCATTGATAAGGGAGCCAAAAAGGGGAGGAGGTGAACCCTACACAAGGGCAACGGGACCAAgtctggttggttggttggttttcctTGAGGTATCTCTTCTCTCCAGTGTCTATGACACTGtcaggcacatagtagggacCAAATAAACCTTTGCTGACTGAACAAAATATATGTCACTAAAAGAAGGCCAGTTCTTCCATCAACTCTGTACTACCCAGACCTCTTTAATTCTCTCCTCCCATTTCCCACTCTCAATCTTCTGCCGCTGTAAAGAAGGAGAGACCACTTAAT is a window encoding:
- the ANGEL1 gene encoding protein angel homolog 1 isoform X3, whose amino-acid sequence is MIASCLCYVLLPAVRLFRALSDAFFTCRKNAFLAKSSSPQVDGDFAMAPRGPDQEECEGLLQQWQEEGSSQALSTVSEGLLVDKGVAQSSLALLMDHPGEHDAAPEDKWSSRQLSDLRAAENLEEPFPEVLGEEPLPEVEGPMWAAVPVQTGPQYADCAVLSVGALAAEQWEEDPAVVAWSIAPEPVPQEEAPIWPFEGLGQLQSPPVEIPYHEILWREWEDFSTQPDAQGLEAGDGPQFQFTLMSYNILAQDLMQQSSELYLHCHPDILSWNYRFANLMQEFQHWDPDILCLQEVQEDHYWEQLEPSLRMMGCSLALTEDGDVDTVSGQEDFSHQLYQRKLQAPLWPSSLGITDCCQYVTFCHPKRSERRKYSRDFLLRFRFCNIACQRPVGLVLMEGVTDTKPERPAGWVESVVEEDISEPEPDFRRTVGTIQHCLHLTSVYTHFLPQHGRPEVTTMPLGLGMTVDYIFFSAAESCENGNRTDRRLCRDGTLKLLGRLSLLSEEILWAANGLPNPFCSSDHLCLLASFGMEVTAP
- the ANGEL1 gene encoding protein angel homolog 1 isoform X1, with amino-acid sequence MIASCLCYVLLPAVRLFRALSDAFFTCRKNAFLAKSSSPQVDGDFAMAPRGPDQEECEGLLQQWQEEGSSQALSTVSEGLLVDKGVAQSSLALLMDHPGEHDAAPEDKWSSRQLSDLRAAENLEEPFPEVLGEEPLPEVEGPMWAAVPVQTGPQYADCAVLSVGALAAEQWEEDPAVVAWSIAPEPVPQEEAPIWPFEGLGQLQSPPVEIPYHEILWREWEDFSTQPDAQGLEAGDGPQFQFTLMSYNILAQDLMQQSSELYLHCHPDILSWNYRFANLMQEFQHWDPDILCLQEVQEDHYWEQLEPSLRMMGFTCFYKRRTGCKTDGCAVCYKPMRFRLLCASPVEYFRPGLELLNRDNVGLVLLLQPLVPEGLGPVSVAPLCVANTHVLYNPRRGDIKLAQMAVFLAEVDKVARLSDGSHCPIILCGDLNSVPDSPLYNFIRDGELQYHGMPTWKVSGQEDFSHQLYQRKLQAPLWPSSLGITDCCQYVTFCHPKRSERRKYSRDFLLRFRFCNIACQRPVGLVLMEGVTDTKPERPAGWVESVVEEDISEPEPDFRRTVGTIQHCLHLTSVYTHFLPQHGRPEVTTMPLGLGMTVDYIFFSAAESCENGNRTDRRLCRDGTLKLLGRLSLLSEEILWAANGLPNPFCSSDHLCLLASFGMEVTAP
- the ANGEL1 gene encoding protein angel homolog 1 isoform X2 codes for the protein MIASCLCYVLLPAVRLFRALSDAFFTCRKNAFLAKSSSPQVDGDFAMAPRGPDQEECEGLLQQWQEEGSSQALSTVSEGLLVDKGVAQSSLALLMDHPGEHDAAPEDKWSSRQLSDLRAAENLEEPFPEVLGEEPLPEVEGPMWAAVPVQTGPQYADCAVLSVGALAAEQWEEDPAVVAWSIAPEPVPQEEAPIWPFEGLGQLQSPPVEIPYHEILWREWEDFSTQPDAQGLEAGDGPQFQFTLMSYNILAQDLMQQSSELYLHCHPDILSWNYRFANLMQEFQHWDPDILCLQEVQEDHYWEQLEPSLRMMGFTCFYKRRTGCKTDGCAVCYKPMRFRLLCASPVEYFRPGLELLNRDNVGLVLLLQPLVPEGLGPVSVAPLCVANTHVLYNPRRGDIKLAQMAVFLAEVDKVARLSDGSHCPIILCGDLNSVPDSPLYNFIRDGELQYHGMPTWKVSGQEDFSHQLYQRKLQAPLWPSSLGITDCCQYVTFCHPKRSERPAGWVESVVEEDISEPEPDFRRTVGTIQHCLHLTSVYTHFLPQHGRPEVTTMPLGLGMTVDYIFFSAAESCENGNRTDRRLCRDGTLKLLGRLSLLSEEILWAANGLPNPFCSSDHLCLLASFGMEVTAP